A genomic segment from Primulina huaijiensis isolate GDHJ02 unplaced genomic scaffold, ASM1229523v2 scaffold18875, whole genome shotgun sequence encodes:
- the LOC140965985 gene encoding S-type anion channel SLAH4-like, translated as MEIQKSQPQIRLEIHEIAMLKGTLTSSSNLVILILTRIHAGYFRISLSLGWQVLLWKILLHPSQSSPITFQVPKLYYSTILTIIWAFSLFTLVLLSLLYGLRCILRFKLVQAEFMHHVGVNYFFAPWISWILILESAPFVTPKHVYFVVLWWFFVVPIVILDLKIYGQWFTKGKNILTTVANPTSQLSVIGNLVGARAAAKMGWREVSTFLFSLGMVHYLVLFVTLYQRLSGGDRLPAMLRPVFFLFFAAPSVASLAWYSIAGRFDTPAKMLFFLALFLFASLICRPALFKKAMRRFNIAWWAYSYPITILALTSARYEQEVKTGVSHAIRLALSILSVLVLFGLLTFTAVNPKLLLPAEDDPLIVNTLPTLQSEELN; from the exons ATGGAAATCCAGAAATCGCAGCCCCAAATCCGACTCGAAATCCATGAAATCGCCATGCTTAAAGGCACCTTAACCTCATCTTCCAACCTTGTGATTCTAATCTTAACCAGGATCCATGCAGGTTATTTCAGGATCTCTCTTTCCCTAGGTTGGCAAGTTTTGTTATGGAAAATTCTCCTTCACCCCTCTCAAAGCTCGCCAATCACATTTCAAGTCCCCAAACTTTACTACTCTACCATTTTGACCATAATATGGGCTTTCTCCTTATTCACTCTTGTTCTCCTCTCCCTTCTTTACGGCCTCAGATGCATCCTCCGATTCAAGCTGGTTCAAGCGGAGTTCATGCACCACGTCGGAGTGAATTACTTTTTTGCCCCCTGGATATCCTGGATATTGATCCTTGAATCCGCCCCCTTCGTCACCCCCAAGCACGTCTACTTCGTCGTCCTGTGGTGGTTTTTCGTTGTTCCCATCGTGATCCTCGATTTGAAGATCTACGGTCAGTGGTTCACCAAGGGTAAAAATATTCTAACGACAGTGGCGAACCCGACGAGCCAGCTGTCGGTGATCGGGAACTTGGTGGGGGCTCGAGCCGCCGCCAAGATGGGGTGGCGAGAAGTTTCCACGTTCTTGTTCTCTCTGGGAATGGTGCATTACCTGGTGCTTTTCGTGACGCTTTACCAGCGGTTGTCCGGTGGAGATCGGCTTCCGGCGATGTTGAGGCCGgtcttcttcttgttttttgcTGCTCCGAGCGTGGCGAGCTTGGCTTGGTACTCCATTGCAGGACGCTTCGATACACCAGCGAAGATGCTTTTTTTCCTCGCACTTTTTTTATTTGCGTCTCTG ATATGCAGGCCAGCCCTTTTCAAGAAAGCAATGAGAAGATTCAACATAGCATGGTGGGCATATTCGTACCCCATAACAATTCTGGCTCTGACTTCAGCCAGGTACGAACAGGAAGTCAAAACTGGAGTCTCTCACGCCATTAGGCTCGCCCTCTCTATTTTATCTGTTTTGGTCTTATTTGGACTCCTCACTTTCACCGCAGTCAACCCTAAATTGCTTTTGCCTGCCGAAGACGATCCCCTTATTGTCAACACTCTGCCCACCCTACAATCCGAGGAACTAAATTGA